The Mustela lutreola isolate mMusLut2 chromosome 3, mMusLut2.pri, whole genome shotgun sequence genome includes a region encoding these proteins:
- the TRIB1 gene encoding tribbles homolog 1 — MRVGPVRSAMSGASQPRGPALLLPAARGAPAKRLLDADDAAAVAAKCPRLSECSSPPDYLSPPGSPCSPQPPPAAPGTGGTSGSAAGPSRIADYLLLPLAERELVSRALCIHTGRELRCKVFPIKHYQDKIRPYIQLPSHRNITGIVEVILGETKAYVFFEKDFGDMHSYVRSRKRLREEEAARLFKQIVSAVAHCHQSAIVLGDLKLRKFVFSTEERSQLRLESLEDTHIIKGEDDALSDKHGCPAYVSPEILNTTGTYSGKAADVWSLGVMLYTLLVGRYPFHDSDPSALFSKIRRGQFCIPDHISPKARCLIRSLLRREPSERLTAPEILLHPWFESVLQPGYVDPEIGTSDQIVPEYQEDSDISSFFC; from the exons ATGCGGGTCGGTCCTGTGCGCTCTGCCATGAGCGGCGCCTCGCAGCCCCGCGGCCCGGCCTTGCTGCTCCCGGCCGCCCGGGGCGCCCCGGCCAAACGCCTGCTGGACGCGGACGATGCGGCGGCCGTGGCGGCCAAGTGCCCGCGCCTCTCCGAGTGCTCGAGCCCTCCGGACTACCTCAGCCCCCCCGGCTCGCCCTGCAGTCCGCagccgccgcccgccgcgccgGGGACTGGCGGCACCTCCGGGAGCGCGGCGGGGCCCAGCCGCATCGCAGACtacctgctgctgcccctggcgGAGCGCGAGCTTGTGTCCCGGGCGCTGTGCATCCACACCGGCCGGGAGCTGCGCTGCAAG GTGTTTCCCATTAAACACTACCAGGACAAAATCAGGCCTTACATCCAGCTGCCGTCACACAGGAACATCACCGGCATTGTGGAAGTGATCCTTGGGGAAACCAAGGCCTATGTGTTCTTTGAGAAGGACTTTGGGGACATGCACTCCTATGTGCGCAGCCGGAAGAGGCTGCGGGAAGAGGAGGCTGCCCGGCTCTTCAAGCAGATCGTTTCCGCTGTTGCCCACTGCCACCAGTCGGCCATCGTGCTTGGGGACCTGAAACTTAGGAAATTCGTCTTCTCCACGGAGGAGAG AAGCCAGCTCAGACTGGAAAGTCTAGAAGACACACACATCATCAAGGGGGAGGACGATGCTCTGTCAGACAAACATGGCTGCCCGGCCTACGTGAGCCCTGAGATTCTGAACACCACGGGGACCTACTCCGGAAAGGCGGCCGATGTTTGGAGCCTCGGGGTGATGCTCTACACCCTCCTGGTGGGCCGCTACCCCTTCCATGACTCAGATCCCAGTGCCCTCTTCTCCAAAATCCGCCGTGGACAGTTCTGCATTCCTGACCACATCTCCCCCAAAGCTCGGTGCCTCATCCGCAGCCTCCTGCGGCGGGAGCCCTCTGAGAGACTCACTGCTCCCGAGATCTTACTCCATCCATGGTTCGAGTCTGTCTTGCAACCTGGCTACGTCGACCCAGAAATAGGAACTTCAGACCAGATTGTTCCAGAGTACCAAGAGGACAGTGACATTAGTTCCTTCTTCTGCTAA